One genomic window of Trichlorobacter lovleyi includes the following:
- a CDS encoding chemotaxis protein CheW — translation MNEVRRFLLLQAGCQNYALPLEQVSEVSELRPLSPVPRAPVWCLGAVRSAGVVAAVVDLAWYIGAEPEQAPEKLVVLDLRLGGLALQVGQVSSVALEAPVRLEQDNQGVWLMTPDSKAELLDAMELVQEISAAMAR, via the coding sequence ATGAATGAGGTCCGGCGTTTCCTGCTGCTGCAGGCAGGCTGCCAGAACTATGCCTTGCCCCTTGAACAGGTATCCGAGGTAAGTGAGTTGCGGCCTCTGTCTCCGGTGCCACGTGCCCCGGTCTGGTGTCTGGGGGCTGTCCGGTCTGCCGGCGTGGTTGCGGCGGTGGTGGATCTTGCCTGGTATATCGGCGCAGAGCCGGAACAGGCGCCGGAAAAGCTGGTGGTGCTGGACCTGCGGCTGGGCGGGCTGGCATTGCAGGTGGGGCAGGTCTCCAGCGTGGCATTGGAGGCTCCGGTCAGGCTTGAGCAGGACAACCAGGGTGTCTGGCTGATGACGCCTGACAGCAAGGCGGAGCTGCTGGATGCTATGGAGTTGGTGCAGGAGATCTCGGCTGCCATGGCCCGTTAA
- a CDS encoding methyl-accepting chemotaxis protein produces the protein MQMRVPLGYKFILGFVAVVAVVAFAPPVVAALGYSPGVTQFLTLVVALTVGLIMGWLFSRKFARNIGMLTESAHEVSQGDLSCDIQLPPTSTPDETHELTDAINQMIQNLRDLVGHIRSSSAKLAGASKEINGTAVEISASTEEVARAIEQISHGAETQAGLVERSSRIIKETAISIELVASRARESSRCARETSQTARRGADLAGDALLLMKDFFVRTEELSTRFDQLNSRLQRVGKVADFIGEVARQTNLLALNASIEAVRAGEYGKGFAVVADEVRKLADSTSHSVGEITDLIATLRDESQRVHESLLESSRMIHDGKKNVDITANAFGEIITSVQETERRANSIADLSQMQMEGAGKMVQAVDEIARVADDNAAATEEVSAATEEQLAAMQDMALATRELTQLADELERLVRRFTLEEAIELVETV, from the coding sequence ATGCAGATGCGGGTACCGCTCGGGTATAAATTCATCCTCGGCTTTGTTGCCGTTGTGGCGGTGGTGGCCTTTGCTCCGCCAGTGGTGGCGGCACTGGGTTATTCTCCCGGGGTTACCCAGTTTTTGACCCTTGTGGTCGCCCTGACCGTGGGTCTGATCATGGGATGGCTCTTTTCAAGAAAATTTGCCCGCAATATAGGTATGTTAACTGAGTCTGCCCATGAGGTCAGCCAGGGCGATCTCTCCTGTGATATTCAACTGCCTCCCACCAGTACCCCGGATGAAACCCATGAGTTGACCGACGCCATTAACCAGATGATCCAGAACCTGCGGGATCTGGTCGGGCATATCCGGAGCAGTTCCGCCAAGCTGGCCGGGGCTTCCAAGGAGATTAACGGCACCGCTGTGGAGATCAGTGCCTCTACCGAAGAGGTGGCGCGGGCCATTGAGCAGATCTCCCATGGTGCCGAGACCCAGGCCGGACTGGTGGAGCGTAGCTCCCGCATTATAAAGGAGACCGCGATCTCGATCGAGCTGGTGGCCTCACGGGCCCGGGAAAGCTCCCGCTGTGCCCGTGAAACCAGTCAGACTGCCAGGCGTGGCGCTGATCTGGCCGGTGATGCCCTGCTGCTGATGAAAGACTTTTTTGTGCGGACCGAAGAACTCAGCACCCGTTTTGACCAGCTGAACAGTCGTCTGCAGCGGGTGGGTAAGGTTGCTGATTTTATTGGTGAAGTGGCCCGCCAGACCAATCTGTTAGCCCTGAATGCCTCGATTGAGGCGGTGCGGGCCGGTGAATATGGCAAAGGCTTTGCCGTGGTGGCTGATGAGGTCCGTAAGCTGGCCGACAGCACCTCCCATTCTGTGGGAGAGATCACCGACCTGATCGCGACCTTGCGTGATGAGAGCCAGCGGGTGCATGAGAGTCTGCTGGAGAGCTCCCGCATGATCCATGACGGCAAGAAGAATGTTGATATCACGGCCAACGCCTTTGGCGAGATTATTACCAGTGTTCAGGAAACCGAGCGGCGGGCCAACAGTATTGCCGATCTGTCGCAGATGCAGATGGAGGGGGCAGGCAAGATGGTGCAGGCCGTTGATGAGATTGCCAGGGTTGCGGATGACAATGCCGCTGCCACCGAAGAGGTCTCGGCTGCGACAGAGGAACAGCTGGCTGCCATGCAGGATATGGCCCTGGCAACCAGAGAACTGACCCAGCTGGCCGATGAACTGGAACGGCTTGTGCGCCGGTTTACCCTGGAGGAGGCCATAGAGCTGGTGGAAACAGTATGA